The genomic region ACGCGACGCTCAAGACTACTCCCGCGATTGCGGCGGGTGTGGCTGACCGCCAGTGGACGGTGCGGGATTTGGTGGAGCGGGCAAATTAGGACACTACCAACACGTCATGCCCGGCTCGGCAGCTATAATGGCCCCGTGCCCTTTCTCGTTATCGGCGTCGCCCAGTCGGCGAAGCGCAGCCGCAAGGCCGGCCAGAGCGTCGCGTGGAAGTACCACGACGCGACGCAGGCGTGTGTGCGCGCCGCTGGCCTGCCGGGGGAGACGCGGGTCCTTCCGCTTCCGGAAGGACTCCCTCCGGACGCGGGCGCGGCAAGCGGCTCCGCCTTCGAGCGGGCTGTGCGGGACGCGCTGCGCGGCCTCTCCGGCCTGCTCCTCACCGGCGGCGCGGACGTGGACCCGCGCTTCTACGGCGAGTCGCCCGACCCCGAGGCGGGCCTGCACGTGGACACGGAGGGCAGGGACGCCTTTGAGATCGCGCTTGTGCGGGCCGCGCTGGACAGGGGCCTGCCGGTGCTGGCCGTCTGCCGGGGGATGCAGGTGTTGAACGTGGCCCTGGGCGGGAACCTGGTCCAGCACATCGGGGGGCACCAGAATACGCGGCATGTCCTGACCTTGCGGCCCGCCAGCTTCCTGGCCGAGCTTCTGGCATCGGGGACGCCCATCGAGACGAACAGCTACCACCATCAGGCGCTCAAGGCCGTTGCGCCCGGCCTTATCGTGACGGCGCGCGCCCCGGACGGCACGGTGGAGGCGGTGGACGGGGTCGGGCTGCCCGGCTGGGTCCACGGGGTGCAGTTCCACCCGGAGAAGATGGGCGACCATCCGGACGGGCATCCGGCGCGGGAGCTGTACCGCCGCATCTTCGCCGCGTTCGTGGAGGCCGCGGCAGGAAAGTCGTGACTTGGTAGTGTATCAGTTTGGAGTCAAGAGCCGTTGACCATGCTTGAGCGGCATGGTATCGTGAAGGCATGGAAAAGAAGAAGCAGCGCAAGCCAAAGAAGGAACACGAATTCGCCGCCAACGCTTTTCGCGTGGTTCAAGAGGCGACAAGGCAGTCTACCCAACAAACCGAAGCGGGCAGACTCGGCGGGCTAAAGGGCGGGAAGGCGCGGGCCGCGAAGCTAACGCCAGAGCGACGGCGGGAGATAGCGCGCAAGGCAGCGCAATCTAGATGGAGTCGGGTTTGACAAGACCCTTCTCTATAACATAACTGCCATGCGGCGTTGACAGGTAGCCAATCTCCGCTATACGTCCAATTAGTTCGTGCAAGTTGTCGGTTTCGCCTCCTCGCTCCATGTACTCGGCAAGACCTTCTGTAACTTCCGTCAGACGTTCGAGAAGTACGCCAAATGACGCCTTGTTCAGAGCCGCAGGTGTAGGTTGTGCCCTCTGTGTAAGAGTGGAGTGAGTTGCCTGCAATACCCAATGCAATAGAACAAGGTCCCTGTTCCAATACCAGTTCAGGTTCCGGCTGAGTTCAGTGAACAAGGCACTGAAGAAGAAGACCTTGCGGAGCGGGTCAGACTCCTCGCGCATCTTAGTGGCGGCGAATCGGTACTCCTTAGCTAGGCGTTTCTGGACATCAGGCGGGAATCGCAACTTTTTGTTCCTCCTGTTTTTCAATATTCGTCAAGTTGCTGGCGTGTTTGGAGTAGTAGTCGCTAATCAAGGACAAAGGGGACACGTGTTCCATGTGGCGTTGCTCTTGTTCTTCGGCATAACTCGGCGGCACGAGCTTTTCGGGATTGACGCTAACAACCCAATCCAAGAACTCGTTGAATGGAGCTAACTGAATAATCAAGCCTAGGTCAAATGCCCGCGCCACACGCTTCAGTGAATTCAAGCTAACCCCTGAGTAATCGGGGTTCTCCAATCGTGAGACTTGGACCTGTCTCATGCCATCGGCAGCCTCGCCTAATTGTTCCTGCGTCCATTTCCGTTGCTCACGAATGGCTCTGATCTGAGTCGCTACCATCTCCTGAACATAGTCGGCAACGAATTGGCTACGGAAGTTGGGGTCTCGCAGAAGATTCTCTAGCTGTTGTTTTCTAGTAAGCATGTCGGCCTCACCTGGCTTGTTCGGTTCAGTATACGTGTTCGGCGTTCAATGGCTGTATCTAGGATTCCTTGGGGTCTATACTGGTCATTTTGTTCCTGCCCTCCTGCCAATAACCAGATTTCGCCACGTCCTTTATTTCCGTAGCACGCGAATACTCTGTACTGTGTGTTGTTGATCTTGAACCTAATCGCAATCAAGTCGTTGTGTTTGCCATGAAGCACTTCATATCTGGGCGGGTTAGGCCGTCCCTCAGCATTCGGCAGTTGAAATATCGCCACAAGCCTTGATCTAATTTTGCCCACCGTTGGTTCTCTGAATTCGTTGAGCCATTGACTAATTAAGTTGTCGCCACTGGAGTCCACATAATCCCAAAACGTCCAAGTGACAGTAGACATCGTATCACAAATTTGCTATACTGACAAGTCGGGAGTCCATAACAAAATTGTTATTAGCCTCCTTGGCAGCGATTGACCGGCCACGCCTGACCTAGCTGACATGAGTCGACTAAGCCTACAACGCGAAGCAAAGGGCGTCAAGACATGGTATGTGTCTTTGGGTCTCGCAAATGCATAGGATTCATTGGAAAGACAGCCCAAAACCCGTGAAGTCCGCCAT from Dehalococcoidia bacterium harbors:
- a CDS encoding gamma-glutamyl-gamma-aminobutyrate hydrolase family protein (Members of this family of hydrolases with an active site Cys residue belong to MEROPS family C26.); protein product: MPFLVIGVAQSAKRSRKAGQSVAWKYHDATQACVRAAGLPGETRVLPLPEGLPPDAGAASGSAFERAVRDALRGLSGLLLTGGADVDPRFYGESPDPEAGLHVDTEGRDAFEIALVRAALDRGLPVLAVCRGMQVLNVALGGNLVQHIGGHQNTRHVLTLRPASFLAELLASGTPIETNSYHHQALKAVAPGLIVTARAPDGTVEAVDGVGLPGWVHGVQFHPEKMGDHPDGHPARELYRRIFAAFVEAAAGKS
- a CDS encoding helix-turn-helix transcriptional regulator, with translation MLTRKQQLENLLRDPNFRSQFVADYVQEMVATQIRAIREQRKWTQEQLGEAADGMRQVQVSRLENPDYSGVSLNSLKRVARAFDLGLIIQLAPFNEFLDWVVSVNPEKLVPPSYAEEQEQRHMEHVSPLSLISDYYSKHASNLTNIEKQEEQKVAIPA